The Phycisphaeraceae bacterium genome segment CGACATCCACGCCGACGGCCACACCATGGAGACGCTTCACCGCATCTACCGGCATATCTTCGAGCGCGACCGCAACATCAACGACTCGTTCGTCGCCACGCTTCTGCCTCACCTGATCGACCCGGCGACGCCCATCATGCTGCACGGGCTGCGCTTCACGCCGCTCAACCTGCTGCATGGGCGGCTGCCGGTGCTGGGATTCCGCATCGAGTCGGTCGATGCGGCGGATGACGCCGGACACAGGTCGATCCTGCCGCTGGCGTACTGCACGGATGTGTCGGCCATTCCGCCCGAGACCTGGCCGCGCCTCACGGGGTTGCGCACGCTGGTGCTGGACATGCTGCGCTACCGCGCCCACGCCACGCACATGACGGTGGACGAGGCGATCGACGCCGCCACGCGCATCGGGGCCGGTCGAACCTACTTCACGCACATGACGCACGACATCCGTCACGCCGACCTCGATCCGAAACTGCCCGAGGGGATGTCGCTGGCGTACGACGGGTTGACTCTGCGCGGCGGGTGACGCCGTGTCCGGTGTGCCACGGCCGTCCCGGCCGTGCGAGCGCGAAAAGAGACTCCGACGAAAGAAGCGGTCCTGACGTGAGCCGACCCGCGCGGCGGATCAGCCGCGATGTCGGACGCAACTGCACGACCGCACGGCTCACAGAGCCGTGGCACACGAAGTCCCGGCGTCACCCGTTACACGCCCGTTGCGCACGGCTCGCCTGCGGCTCCGTATGTTCTTTCGCAGGAGCGATCAGCTTCGATCGCCCGCCTGGCTTCATCTGACCATTTCCACGGAGCAGCCGGATGACACGTTTCGCCCCCTTCCGTCGTTTCCGGACGTTGACTTCCGCCCTGGCTCTCTCGGGGGCGATGCTCGCCGGGCCTGTGGTTGCGGCCCAGTACACCGCCGAACCGCCCGCGTCGTGGGGCGGCGCCTCGCACGTCATCATGCCGCAGACGCGCAGCTTCGCCATTCACAACCGGCACGGGCGCCGCGCGGCGGTGATCATCGAGAAGATCGACGCGCTCGTGCGCATCCGCGAGCAGACGGCGGCCACCACGCTCGACATCCGCCTCGTCAACACGTCAAATGCAAGGCAGGAATCCATCCTGCTGCTGCCCATCCCGGGCGACGCGGCGGTCAGCGACTTCATGTTCGAGGGCCCCGCCGCCGAGCCCACGGTGCAGATTCTCCGCGCCGACGAGGCCCGCCGCGTCTACGACCAGATCGTCGCCCAGATGCGCGACCCCGCGCTGCTGGAGTTCGCCGGGTACAACCTGATCCGCTCCAGCGTCTTTCCCGTGGAGCCCAATGGCACGCAGCGCATCCGGCTGACCTACGAGACGATCCTGGAGGGCGACGGCAATCGCTTCGATTATCTGCTGCCGCGCAGCGAGTCGCTCCTCGCCACCGTGCCGTGGAACATCACCGTCGATGTGCAGGCGACCACGCCGATCTCGATGGTCTACTCGCCCAGCCATGCGCTGAAGGAAGATCGCCAGAGCGCCCGGCATGTGCGGCTCTCGACCACCGCGGAATCCGCCACCGCGCCAGGGGCGTTCCGGCTTTCCTACCTGCTGGAGCGCGACGGCGTGACGGCGACGCTCTTCGCCTATCCCGACCCCAAGGTCGGGGGCGGGTACTTCCTCCTGCTCGCCGGGCTGCCCGCCACGGTGGACGCCGAGCGGCAGGCCATCAAGCGCGAGGTGACGCTGGTGCTCGACCGCTCCGGCTCGATGGCCGGGCGCAAGATGGACCAGGTGCGAGCCGCCGCGCTGCAGATCGTCGAGGCCCTCGGCGAGGGCGAGCACTTCAATATCATCGACTACGCCACCCGCGCCGAGCGATTCGCCGAGCGCCCCGTGGCCCGCACCGCAGCCAATGTGCTGAAGGCCCGCGAGTATCTCGAATCCCTGCGCCCGATCGGGGGCACGAACATCCATGACGCGCTGGTGGAGGCGCTGCGTCAACCGCCCACGGCCGGCACGCTTCCCATCGTGCTCTTCCTCACCGACGGTCTGCCCACGGTGGGGCAGACGTCCGAGGTGCGCATCCGTGAACTGGTGGAGCAGCACAACGAGCACCGTCGCCGCGTGTTCACCTTCGGCGTGGGCACGGATGTCAACGTGCCGCTGCTGGACCGGCTGGCCGACGTTTCCCGCGCCCGCACCACATACATCCTGCCGGATGAGGACGTGGAGGTGAAGGTCGGGCAGGTCTTCCGCCGCCTCTACGGGCCGGTGCTGTCGGACCTGTCGCTCACCACGCGCGGCAAGGACGGGCAGCCCTCCACCGCGCTGCTGCGCGAGTTGATCCCCGGCGCGCTGCCCGACGTGTTCGAGGGCGACCAGATCGTGCTGCTCGGCCAGTACCGCGAGAACCAGCCGGTCACGTTTGAGCTGGCCGGCAACTTCCTGGGCCGCCAGCGCACCTTCACGTTCTCATTCAACTTCGACGAGGCGACGACGAAGAACGCCTTCGTGCCGCGGCTGTGGGCGGCGCGCCGCATCGCGTGGCTGGTGGATGAAATCCGCCAGGCAGGCGCGGCCACACCCGGCACGCCGCTCTCCTCCAACACCGCGATCCTCTCCGACGCCCGCTACAAGGAACTGATCGACGAGATCGTTCGGCTCTCCACCGAGTTCGGCATCCTCAGCGAGTACACGGCCTTCCTGGCCACCGAGGGGGCCAACCTGGGCGACTGGGAGAACCTCGTCGAGGCCTGCCGCTTTGAGCTGGACACCAAGGCCATTCGCACCCGATCGGGTCTGGCCGCGGTGAGCCAGGGACAGAACCTGATCGAGGGCAAGCAGCAGTTGCAGCTGAAGGCCGACAACCGCTACTGGAACGCCCAGATGGAGAGCGTGACCATCACCACCTGCCAGCAGATGAACGACAAGGCGTTCTTCAAGCGCGGGCAGACCTGGGTGGACGCGCAGATCGTGGCCAGCCGCGGCGCCATCGAGCCGCAGCGCACCGTCGAGTTCGGCAGCGACGAGCACTTCGACATCGTGCGCGACCTGATCGCGCAGAACCGCCAGGGATGCGCCTCGCTGGATGGCGACATCCTGCTGCACCACAACGGCCAGATCGTGCTGATTCGCCGCACCGACAACTGACCATCAAGAACCAACAACCGATCACCGACAACCCACTCCAAGGAACTCCCCATGTCACGCACCCTTCTCACCACGTCGCTCTTCGCCGGCATTCTCTCGCTCGGCTGCCCCACCTTCGTCCATACGCAGGAATCGGTTCGCGTGCGCGAGAAGGAGCGGGCCGGCGACGACGCCCTCAGGCAGCGCGTCGTGGAGCTGGCGATCTGCCTCGACACCAGCGGCTCGATGGACGGACTGATCGACGCGGCGCGGCAGAAACTCTGGTCGATCGTCAATGACCTGGCCCTGGCCACCCCCGCGCCGAAACTCCGCGTGGCCCTGATCACCTACGGCAACACGGGCCACCCGGCGGAGAACGGCTGGGTTCACGTGCAGACCGGCTTCACTGAAGACCTCGACAAGGTGTCGGAGCTGCTCTTCGGGCTCACCACCAACGGCGGCGATGAGTACGTGGG includes the following:
- a CDS encoding MBL fold metallo-hydrolase, whose protein sequence is MPVRDLEFIFLGTGTSAGVPIIACDCEVCRSPDPRDKRTRCGACLRFTDGNGQPRVILIDATPDLREQALRHKLHRCDAIVFTHNHVDHTFGLDEVRRFNAVMRAPIDIHADGHTMETLHRIYRHIFERDRNINDSFVATLLPHLIDPATPIMLHGLRFTPLNLLHGRLPVLGFRIESVDAADDAGHRSILPLAYCTDVSAIPPETWPRLTGLRTLVLDMLRYRAHATHMTVDEAIDAATRIGAGRTYFTHMTHDIRHADLDPKLPEGMSLAYDGLTLRGG
- a CDS encoding VWA domain-containing protein; amino-acid sequence: MTRFAPFRRFRTLTSALALSGAMLAGPVVAAQYTAEPPASWGGASHVIMPQTRSFAIHNRHGRRAAVIIEKIDALVRIREQTAATTLDIRLVNTSNARQESILLLPIPGDAAVSDFMFEGPAAEPTVQILRADEARRVYDQIVAQMRDPALLEFAGYNLIRSSVFPVEPNGTQRIRLTYETILEGDGNRFDYLLPRSESLLATVPWNITVDVQATTPISMVYSPSHALKEDRQSARHVRLSTTAESATAPGAFRLSYLLERDGVTATLFAYPDPKVGGGYFLLLAGLPATVDAERQAIKREVTLVLDRSGSMAGRKMDQVRAAALQIVEALGEGEHFNIIDYATRAERFAERPVARTAANVLKAREYLESLRPIGGTNIHDALVEALRQPPTAGTLPIVLFLTDGLPTVGQTSEVRIRELVEQHNEHRRRVFTFGVGTDVNVPLLDRLADVSRARTTYILPDEDVEVKVGQVFRRLYGPVLSDLSLTTRGKDGQPSTALLRELIPGALPDVFEGDQIVLLGQYRENQPVTFELAGNFLGRQRTFTFSFNFDEATTKNAFVPRLWAARRIAWLVDEIRQAGAATPGTPLSSNTAILSDARYKELIDEIVRLSTEFGILSEYTAFLATEGANLGDWENLVEACRFELDTKAIRTRSGLAAVSQGQNLIEGKQQLQLKADNRYWNAQMESVTITTCQQMNDKAFFKRGQTWVDAQIVASRGAIEPQRTVEFGSDEHFDIVRDLIAQNRQGCASLDGDILLHHNGQIVLIRRTDN